Genomic window (Subtercola endophyticus):
AAGTCGCCTCGGCTACTACCGCCAAAAGCATGCCATTTTCGCACTCTCTCCGACGGAGACATTGCACTTTCCGCGGTTTCAGTTTGACGCCGAAACCGGAGATGCGAAGAGCATCGTGCTGGAAGCAAACCGACGACTGTACGTTGGCAATAGAGACGTGAACGAAGACGAGGCGTTTCCCTGGATTGCCCTTACTTGGTGGTTGACGAAGCAGCCCGAGCTAGAAGATCGGTCACCATTAGAGCTGCTGGAGGCCGGCAAGCTGAGCGACCAGCACCTCGACCTATCGCTGCCCTTCAGTAGCGAATAGTTCCCCACGACCGGCATCCGCACGCTCAGTTAGTATTTGTGAGTCAGGACCGCGGCAGGGGGCACTGTTGCCACCAACTGGCCACGGGCACGTAACACTTGAGCAAGTTCTCTCGGCGCAACTGGCCCAGAATGATGCGACAGCTCGCCATGACGCACTACGCGGTGTTCCCCCTAGCGCGAGAACTGCACCAGTCCGTCGACCGAGAGTAGAGGCGACGCGCAACCCGACCGTGCTAGAACGGTTCAAGTGTCTATCGCCGGACATGCACAAGGAGCCCCGCCGAACGGTGTCGTTCGTGCGGCCTGGCCCGGGCATCCGTTCACCTCGCTCAATCTCGTGCCTCTCGACGCGGATACGAGCGAGCTCCCGACCTACGCCGGCGAGCAGCTCAATCAGCCGCAGGCATCTCCCTGAACGCCTCCATCCAGCGACTCCTATGAGCTCGAACCGTTCGAGCCGAGTGAGCTGGGGCGCACCGTCTCTCGGATCGAGTTTGAACTCCAAGCCGATTTTGAGGGCCTGGCTCATTGCCCGCGGCGACACGGTGCGGCGCTTGCGCGTGCCCGTCGGCAATACCGTGATGGAGCCTGACCTGTACAACGAGACGTCCGGCGAGATCGTCGAAGCCAAGAAGTCGTCGGCGCGCGGGTACGTGCGGAATGCGATCGGGCAGGTGCTGGACTACGTGCACACCACACAGAAGGTTGTGAACGGGGTGCGCCCGTCGATACTTCTGCCGGGCATCCCGACACCTGACCTTATGGAACTCTGTGTGAGTCTGGGCATCACCGTTTGGGTCAGGGACGGAGATGGATTAATGTCCGTCAGCCCGACGTCTCTGCCGACTCTTGAGCGATGAGACGCGAGACTGCGGGGAGGTCTGGTTTGGCCCAATCGAGCGACATCAGGTCGGCTATAGGTAGCCAGACCATTTCATCGTGATCGGTGCTCGCCGCTGGCGCGTCTTGTTGGAGAGTTGCCCAGTAACAGGCGAGATCAATCTTGCGCCCGTCTACCGAGGTGGTTGCGCGGAGGACCAGGTCGCCGACCAGGATCGGGACGCCCAGTTCTTCGTGGATCTCGCGGGCCAGAGCTTGCTCAGGCGTTTCGTCGGCTTCGACTTTGCCGCCCGGGAACTCCCACAGGCCAGCTGAGGCTTTGGCTGGGGCTCTTCGACAGCATAAGACCTTCCCCGCGTGAGCGATGACCGCGCCAACTACTATCACGCGTTGCTCTCCTGGTCGGTGGTCAAGATGCATTGCCGAGGTACGCGGAGAGCGCCTCCCTGACGATTTCGCTGGGCTTGCGATGTTCAGACGCTGCGCGCTCAACGAGGGCTTGATCGAGGGCGCGCGGGAGGCGCACCTGGCGAACAGGGGATTCTCCCCGACCGGAAACACCGCTGAGGTTCGGGCGACCGATTGCTTTGTCAACAGCTTCAGCGGAACCGAGGGCTGCTTCGAGGAGCGCTCGGCCGGAGTCTTTACCATTTCCACGCACAACGATCGCGTCGGCGGAAATGTGGTCGAGCGTCTCAACCCACTCGCTGAGTTTTTCGCCGCGCTTGTTCTCATTCTCAGTCGTGCTCATCTACGTGCCCCTCTGCTATGTCTAACATCTTGCGTCTGGCCTCCATGACATGAAAAATCAACAGGTCGGCAGGTGGCGTAACCTCCGCCAACACCTCAATCATCTGCGTGCGACTTCGGTTGGGCCCGATCCACAAATCAGGCCGCAACCCGCCCTCAAGTCTCGGCTCATCGAAAGCCCTCGGCCAGTAAACGTGGCGCTCAATCGCGTTCAAGGCATCGGCCTGGTCGACTCCGTGTTTCGCTGCGCTCGGAGTCCACCTGGTGGACATTTCAACTCATTTCAATATTGTAGTACAGAAGTATCTCGCGAGCTATGCGAAGTGCCAATCGTCCCAACGCCTTCGATCATGACAATCTTTCACTATTGTATTCCAGGTCGAATTACCCGACACGCTGCCCGCGCAGGGCCTGCGTTCTCTCCATGCGGGCAAGCCGAGCGTTTCGATCAGAATGGTTCCGAGCATCCATTCGCCTCGGTTTTGTGGTGAAAATGAGCAGACTGCGCCGGGTAAGAAGGGGCAGCGGACGGCTCGGGCTGTGCCGTGGTGCGATGTCGTTTGTGATGGGGAGCTGGCGTCTAACGTTCTCGACAGTCTGGTTGAAGGTGACTATGTGGTCGTTGAGGGGGAACTGCGCGTGCATCGGTTGTATCCGGTTGACGATGGGCGCGACTCGGCGATGGTGTCAGTGCGCGCAGAGAGCGTGGGGCTCGACCTGCGGCGCGGGGTTGCGAGGTTTCTGCGAGTGAAGAGATGAGACGGGGCGAGTCGCCGGGCATCCGCTCGCCCAGAAAGACCTCAAGCGATTGTTACGCCTACGGCTATCCGCTGCGGCCAACCATCAATGTCGGCTCGGTTCAGTACCGTTGGTTTGAGGAACGGAGGCTGTCATGATGATTGTCGAGTCGCGCGCGCTGCAGGTAGAAGAGGCACGTCACAGCGCCGAAATCGAGGGCCTGACCGTGTCGAAGGAGACTCTCGCCGACGCCGATTCTTATGTTGCGGGCGAGATCGATTCGAATGAACTCGTCGAGCGGGTTCGTGCCAGGTATGGTCTCACCTGAGTTCGTTGATCAGTGTCCGATGCGAGGATCGAGAGTTCTTCGGCACCTGGCGTGACGCCCGGATCGGAACTCTCAGTCCGGCCTGGTATCGGCGTACCATCCGGCTGGCGGAAGATTAGCCGCCGGCTCGTGGAAATGATCAGTCCAAAGGATGCCGTTCCACCAACGCAGGCGGCCATCATGTACCGGGTACCACGCTGCTGACGCGTTAGCCACATTCCCTCCCCCGGATGCTGGCTCGAGCCTAGCGAGAATTGATGCCGCCACACCCCAGGGCTCATTCGGTCGGCTTTAATGAGGACTTGTCATCTTGGTGTCACCCAAGCTAGGGTCTTTCCCATGCCCACAGCGGAGTGCACCCTGCTTGTCGCGTTCAAACCGAACGTCGTTAACGGCTGGTTTCTGCGGTTGTTTGCCCAGGCGTTCGCCGAGGTGAATCGCGAAGAAACCGCCTGTACTTGGGGTGGCAGCACCAGCATCGTGACACCTGCCGGCCCCCTTCATTTGACGACATTCGTTCGATACCGGGGAACCCGAGTGCGATTGGGGTCAGGTTCGCTCGACTTCATGGGGGTAGCTGGAGCGAGCTACACCGTGGTCGCCCGAAATGGCGCGATGAATCAGACGCCATTCACGCCCACGTTGGTGCCAGACGAAGCGGTGGCTCACTCGTGATTTACGGAGCCGCAACCGTTTCTGCACTTCTCGCCATCATGTTGGCCATCAACGTCGTCGGACTTATCCAAGCCCTTCGCGGGACGATCCCTCGCAATAGCATCGTCGGATTCAGGACCCGAGCCACCCAGAGATCGGATGCCTCCTGGGCAGCCGGCCAGCGAGTTGGCTGGTCGGTGCGTGCTCTGCTGATTCCCGTCTATGCGATCGGGTTGGGGCTCACCATCAGCATGAGTGTCATCGGGGGCATCTGGAGCGCGCTTGTGCCGATCGTGGCGAGCTGCGCGGTTTTGGACATCCTCGACTCGGCCGTCGCGATTGTGCTCGCTAATCGGGCCGCCATGCGCTGACGCAAATCAAAGACCAGGGGGAAATGAAACACGAAACAAGGGAGTGGACTGTGTCGATAAGGAAAAGAACAGCGGCGATTGCTTCAACGGCGCTGCTGGTGGGAGTCGTCGGGTTTGCAACACCGGCATTCGCAGCCGAAGGCGGAACTACGCCTGGCGTAGAACAAACCAAGGCTGCGGTTCATTACTCGGACGCCGATGTCGTCGGACTTCTTGTTTTCGGCCAGGGAGCGATTGCGAAGGCATACCCAGACCTTGCAACGGAGGTCACCGGCGGCCGGGCGATGCCGGTCTTCAGCGACGAGAAGATCGCCGAATTCACCGCCGAGCTTGTGGCTGTCGATGCGAATTTCACGTCCGTCGTTACCGACGGTGTTCAAAAGAACGACCCCTACGCCGCTAGAGCAGCACTCAAGCAGCTGAACGCCGATATCAACACCTGGTATGACGCCCAGCACATCAAAGTGCAGCAGCTCTCGGCCGGATCAGCGATCGCGTCACCGAACGACTCCTGGTGGATTGCCAGCAATGTCGCGGTCGCAACGAACATCGGTGGCGGCTGGCAGGCGGTGGTCTTCACGACTGTGGCCGCACTGGCTGAAGCCGTATTCGTGGTCGCGATCGTGCCGGCGGCCGTGAGCTACCAGTTCGAGTACCAAAGCAGCGACAAGATCGAGATCGATGGATGGGCTGCAGATTTGACGACGAGTCTGTGACCGGAGAAGCGCCCTCCCCCGCCGCTCGCGCGGAGAGGGAGGGCCGTTTCTGGCTACGAATCGGAGTTCCGTTCGTCGTTTCGATTGTCGGCATTTTCGGCTTCTTGCTCGCGGCAAGCTTCTTCACGCTGCCGAGCAATGTGGTTGCGACCCGAACGGACGCAAGCGGGGCCCGCCTCGTGTTCAACCTTCTCGCATCCGAGAACTTCGCGTTCTTCACGCGAGACCCCGAATCCCCCGCCGTCGGAGCATATGCGGTTTCTGACGGGCAGTACCCGAGCTTGCTCATCACGCCTCAGAATCTTCAGCGAAACCTCTTCGGGCTGACCAGAACGCAGCGGGCCCAAGGGCCGGAGATTGCTCTGCTGGCAAACAACACCGGTCTGACGTGGACCGATTGCGCCGAGGGCAGCTCCCCTGAGTCATGTCTCACCGCTGCCGCCGCTCTGCCGACTTTGTCACTATCGAATTCGAGCCCGGTCTCGACCGTATGCGGCGACGTGATTCTTACCCAAGAGCAACCGGTCGAGTGGAGTTTCAGAAACCTCGTGCCATCGACTTCGATCGTGCAGAAGTACGCCCACGTGGACGTGCAATGCCACGGCTGAAGATACTCACCTGGTTCGAAGATCGCGTGATGGACTTTGTTATCGGGTTCGATCATCGGAATCGGTGGTTCGGTATCGGCCGCTCGCTGATCGCAGTGAGCGGTTTGACCGTTCTGTTATTCACGCCAATTGCTGCACTCACAGTGCCAGTCGGCGCCTCGCCCGGCACGATGTGCGACGGAATTCGCGCGGCATCCGTACTTTGTGTCGGCGACCCCAGTCAGTTCGTCGAGGCCAGGCGCTGGGTCATGATCATCCTGCTCGCCATCGTCGCGTCGGGCTACCGGCCCAGATTCACGGCGGCGCTCCAGCTGTGGGTAGCGCTCACACTCTCCGTAAGCATCACGCTGCCCGACGGCGGCGAAGGCATCGGGCTAATTCTCGCCCTCTTGATGTTGCCACTTTGCCTGGCGGATGATCGGCGGTGGCATTGGCAGGCTCCGACGACTCGCATAAACGTGTCGTGGCAGACGATCGCGGTCGTCGCTCAGCTCGCCGTTCGGGTACAGCTCGCGTTCATCTATCTCGACAGCGCCATCAGTAAGTTCGCCGTGGACGACTGGGCGAATGGCACGGCCGAGTACTTCATCCTTCGCGATCAGACGTTCGGGAATGGTGGGCCGCTTCGCGATGTGCTGCTCGCAGTGTCATCGTGGCCTCTGGGAACTCTTGCTCTGACCTGGGGTGCAATTGGGATCGAGATCGCCATCGGCCTCTGCCTGTTGTTGTCGTGGAGGTGGCGAATGGCCGGCTTCGTACTCGATGTCGCTCTTCACGTGATGATCGTGGTCACGATGGGGCTATTCAGCTTCTCGCTGGTCATGGTCGGCGGGGCAGCGATCGCGGCGAATCCGTGCGGGCGGCCTGAGGTCGAACGGGAGGCGCGGAGGTTGGCGCGCGTGAGCGACGCGATGAAGCAGCAGGACGCCTCAATGAGTGCGGTGAAGCCCGTGGGCAAAGCGAGGAGTGCACTTGCCCGTCGCATCGCGACCGGTAAGGCCGATCCGATCAATCCTGTGGAGCGCGCGATCGTTGCCGAGCTTCGTGTGTCATACGAGAGACGCTATGGACGCCTGGGAGCACGAGGTGACACATGGCAAAATTGAAGCGCAACATCAGCGTAAGTCGACTGAATGAATCCGCGCTGAGGTCGACGATGAAAACGATGAGTATCGAAGGTCGACTCCCCCTCGTCGAGCCAAGGTCGATCGCGGAGGATTCCCGCGATCGATCAATTGTCGACGCCCTCAAGTCACAGATAGGCCCGCAAACCGCGCCCACTGGAATCTCTGCGAAGGAGAGCCTGGCAATGCATGATCGGATGCCCGTAGAAGCGCGAAACGCGGTAGCCATCGAACTGGAAGCCGACTCGTTGGGGTACCGGAATCATCCTCCAGCAGGGGAATGGGTGAAGCCGAATGCGGCCGGACTACCTGAAAGGGGGTCTCATTTAACCGAGCGCATGGGCACGGAGTAGTCGACCGTGCTCGGACGTCTCAAGCCCTGGCTGCCGGGTTAGACCAAGGACTACCCGGTGAACAGTATTTGGAGTGCGGCTCGGTCCCGGGCATCCATTCGCCTCGATCATGTGGTTGAGAACGAGCCGCAAGCATTGCCCTGGATGCCTCAGCTAGCGATTCTTATGAACTCGAACCATTTGAGGCGAGCGAGCACGGGCGTACTGTCTGGCGGATCGAGTTTGAACTCCAGGCCGATTTCGGAGCCTGGCTGATGGCATGCGGCGACACTGTGCGGCGCTTGCGCGTGCCCGTCGGCAATACCGTGATGGAGCCTGACTTGTACAACGAGACGTCCGGCGAGATCGTCGAAGCCAAGAAGTCGTCGGCGCGCGGGCATGTACGGAACGCGATCGGGCAGGTGCTGGATTACGTGCACACCGCACAGAAGGTGATGAACGGGGTGCGCCCGTCGATACTTCTTCCGGGCATCCCGACACCTGATCGTGGTCGGTGCTCGCCGACGGTGCGTCGTGTTGGAGAGTTGCCCAGTAGCAGGCGAGATCTATCTCGCGCCCGTCTACCGAGGTGATTGCGCGGAGGACCAGGTCGCCGACGAGGATCGGGACGCCGAGTTCTTCTTGGATCTCGCGGGCCAGAGCTTGCTCAGGCGTTTCGCCGGCTTCGATCTTGCCGCCAGGGAACTCCCACAGGCCAGCAGAGGCTTTGCCTGGGGCTCTGCGGCAGCACAGGACTTTGCCCCCGTGTGCGATGACCGCGCCTACAACAAACACATGTACCACCTCCGGATTCCATCTCGAGCTAAGCGGTCTAACCAACCATACCGAGTCGATCCGCAGCCCAATTGTGCGGCGCATTCAGCTTGCTTTGTGGCGCCGGATGTAGTCCTCGAGGGCCTCGCGAGCGATCGCTGGGATTCTAGTTGATTAAATCTCACTCTTTTCGTAAGCTCAGCGGGTCGCCCCAAAAAGGGGCGGCATATGAGCGCCAGGAGTGTCATGCAACCGTTCAAATCCGCTGTTCTCGCAGTAGCCATCGGCGCGACGCTATCGATGTGCCCACTCGCAGCGCGTGCCGAGGCTCCGACACCGGGTGCTGATGTCCAGATGATGGTCCGCGTGAATGGCCACGACATTCCTATCGATGCTGCCTCTCTGCGACACGCCTCGCTTCACAGCCCGAGCGAAGCGCCGGCGGGTGGCGACAATTCGTCCCAGAATCTCCTTGGCTGGGATCAATGGTTCGGGTGCTTTTCACTCAACCACGAAGACGACATCTTCGCCACGTATTACACACCGTCGGTCGACATGCATGCAGGCCGCGAGATCAACGACTCGTTCGGCTACAAGCACATCCGGGCAGACAAGCTCGGAGTCTGGACGGACGAATACGATAGCGCCGTGGCAGCCGGATGGAATCCCGCGCTGCAGAACATGGAGGACTGGGACGATCTCATGAGCGTTGCGGCCGAGACGGGGATCGAGTACCCCAATTTTCAGGGTGGCAGCGCTGTGAACAACACGACTTGCGTCAACGTGAATCTCGATTTCGTCAAGCCAGGAGTCGGTCTCGTTTACACATTCAATGCAATAGCCGTCTACTCCAACACCAACGACCGCCTCATCACGGCATTTCCCACAACGCGTACGACATGCTGAGCTAATGGATGATTCACGCAGGGTGATCCGCGTGTATGCCGATCTCGGACATCGTTGGCCACTCTGGGAGGATAGCTCGCGCATCCACGACCCGACTCCGAAGGACTTGGGACTCTCGCCAGAGCTAGAGGCTCGAATGAAGGAGTGGTATGACTTCTGGGAGTTGCACCACCACTGGCTTCACGGTTGGGACTCCCCCGAAAACGAAGCCAACTCTTGGGCCGAGGGCGCCAAAATGGTGGCCCAGCTGCAGTACGAAGTCGTTGCCTTCGCTGATGTAAAAGACGAACGGTATCGACCTCCGAGGACCTATTGACGAGAGATTGTGTCTGAGGGACCTTTTCCTGAGCGGCGGGAGTGGTCGCGTGCAGCGCGGCTTTGGGCATCCATCGGCCTGAGTCAGGAACCGTAGTGGTAGCGGCATCCCGCTATTCGGAGTTCGTCGCCTTCGACTCGGTACACAAGTCGGTGTTCGTCCGTTATTCGACGTGACCAATAGCCCTGAAAACCGTGCTTCAGAGGCTCAGGCTTCCCGATGCCCTCGTTCCCATTGCGAGCAATGTCGTGGAGAAGCGTATTGATCCGTTTGACGAGTCTGCGATCTTGAACCTGCCACCACTCGTAGTCTGCCCACGCATCTTCGTCCCAGACGAACTTCACTCGATGAGATCCCGTTCAGCACCCCGGCCACTCTCAAGTCGATCGATTGCGCCGAGAAGGCGACGCGCGTTCGCGGGATTGCGAAGGAGGTACGCAGTCTCTTTGAGAGATTCGTACTCGGCGAGCGAGACGATAACCACAGGCTCGTGCCCTGCGCGAGTGATTATTACCTCTTCACGGTCGTCGACAACCGCCGAGAGCGTTTCGGCGTAGTGCGCTCGTGACTCCGAGTAAGACATGGTCCGCATGGCAACCCTCCTTGTACGTAAAATTGTACGCCGTCGAGGGCTTGGTTGTGCCGATGAATTTCGCATGATCAGAGTTTAGTCATTATTGATCAATGCTCGCTTATGCAGAACGGACTCGAGGCCAAACCGCTGAGTTTGACACAACCAGACAGCGTTCTTCGTGGGATCCGGATCTGAGCATCCATTCGCCTCGGTACTATGGCTGAAAACGAGCAGACTGCGAGCTCTGTGAGAGTCTGGGCATCACCGTTTGGGTCAGGGACGGAGATGGATTTACGTCCGTCAGCCCGACGTCTCTGCCGGCTCTTGAGCGATGAGACGCGAGACTGCGGCCAGGTCTGGTTTGGCCCAATCGAGCGACATCAGTTCGGTGATCGGTAGCCAGACCATCTCATCGTGGTCGGTGCTCGCGGCTGGCGCGTCTTGGTGGAGAGTTGCCCAGTAGCAGGCGAGATCAATCTCGCGCCCGTCTACTGAGGTGGTTGCGCGGAGGATCAGGTCGCCGACGAGGATTGGGACGTCTAGTTCTTCTTGGATCTCGCGGGCCAGAGCTTGCTCAGGCGTTTCGCCGGCTTCGACTTTGCCGCCAGGGAATTCCCACAGGCCAGCAGAGGCTTTGCCTGGGGCTCTGCGGCAGCACAGGACTTTTCCCGCGTGTGCGATGACAGCGCCGACAACTATCACGCGTTCCTCTCCCGGTCGGCGGTCAAGATGCCTTGCCGAGGTATGCGGCGAGAGCCTCCCTGACGATTTCGCTGGGCTTGCGGTGTTCAGACGCTGCGCGCTCAACGAGGGCTTGATCGAGGGCGCGCGGGAGGCGCACCTGGCGAACAGGGGATTCTCCTCGACCGGAGACACCACTGAGGTTCGGGCGGCCGATTGCTTTGTCAACAGCTTCAGCGGAACCGGGGGCTGCTTCAAGGAGCGCTCGGCCGGAGTCTCTGCCGTTTCCGCGCACGACGATCGCGTCGGCGGAAATGTGGTCGAGCGTCTCAGCCCACTCGCTGAGTCTTTCGCCGCGCTTGTTTTCGTTCTCAGTCGTGCTCATCTACGTGCCCCTCTGCTATCTCTAACATCTTGCGTCTGGCCTCCATGACATGAAAAATCAACAGGTCGGCCGGTGGCATCACC
Coding sequences:
- a CDS encoding (deoxy)nucleoside triphosphate pyrophosphohydrolase — its product is MHLDHRPGEQRVIVVGAVIAHAGKVLCCRRAPAKASAGLWEFPGGKVEADETPEQALAREIHEELGVPILVGDLVLRATTSVDGRKIDLACYWATLQQDAPAASTDHDEMVWLPIADLMSLDWAKPDLPAVSRLIAQESAETSG
- a CDS encoding ribbon-helix-helix domain-containing protein; translation: MSTTENENKRGEKLSEWVETLDHISADAIVVRGNGKDSGRALLEAALGSAEAVDKAIGRPNLSGVSGRGESPVRQVRLPRALDQALVERAASEHRKPSEIVREALSAYLGNAS
- a CDS encoding antitoxin VbhA family protein gives rise to the protein MMIVESRALQVEEARHSAEIEGLTVSKETLADADSYVAGEIDSNELVERVRARYGLT
- a CDS encoding DUF2510 domain-containing protein, which encodes MAASILARLEPASGGGNVANASAAWYPVHDGRLRWWNGILWTDHFHEPAANLPPAGWYADTRPD
- a CDS encoding SdpI family protein, which codes for MLAINVVGLIQALRGTIPRNSIVGFRTRATQRSDASWAAGQRVGWSVRALLIPVYAIGLGLTISMSVIGGIWSALVPIVASCAVLDILDSAVAIVLANRAAMR
- a CDS encoding SdpA family antimicrobial peptide system protein, whose product is MTGEAPSPAARAEREGRFWLRIGVPFVVSIVGIFGFLLAASFFTLPSNVVATRTDASGARLVFNLLASENFAFFTRDPESPAVGAYAVSDGQYPSLLITPQNLQRNLFGLTRTQRAQGPEIALLANNTGLTWTDCAEGSSPESCLTAAAALPTLSLSNSSPVSTVCGDVILTQEQPVEWSFRNLVPSTSIVQKYAHVDVQCHG
- a CDS encoding sporulation-delaying protein SdpB family protein, which produces MPRLKILTWFEDRVMDFVIGFDHRNRWFGIGRSLIAVSGLTVLLFTPIAALTVPVGASPGTMCDGIRAASVLCVGDPSQFVEARRWVMIILLAIVASGYRPRFTAALQLWVALTLSVSITLPDGGEGIGLILALLMLPLCLADDRRWHWQAPTTRINVSWQTIAVVAQLAVRVQLAFIYLDSAISKFAVDDWANGTAEYFILRDQTFGNGGPLRDVLLAVSSWPLGTLALTWGAIGIEIAIGLCLLLSWRWRMAGFVLDVALHVMIVVTMGLFSFSLVMVGGAAIAANPCGRPEVEREARRLARVSDAMKQQDASMSAVKPVGKARSALARRIATGKADPINPVERAIVAELRVSYERRYGRLGARGDTWQN
- a CDS encoding (deoxy)nucleoside triphosphate pyrophosphohydrolase — encoded protein: MRRTIGLRIDSVWLVRPLSSRWNPEVVHVFVVGAVIAHGGKVLCCRRAPGKASAGLWEFPGGKIEAGETPEQALAREIQEELGVPILVGDLVLRAITSVDGREIDLACYWATLQHDAPSASTDHDQVSGCPEEVSTGAPRSSPSVRCARNPAPARSRSVHARAPTTSWLRRSRRTSRCTSQAPSRYCRRARASAAQCRRMPSARLRNRPGVQTRSARQYARARSPQMVRVHKNR
- a CDS encoding Txe/YoeB family addiction module toxin, producing MKFVWDEDAWADYEWWQVQDRRLVKRINTLLHDIARNGNEGIGKPEPLKHGFQGYWSRRITDEHRLVYRVEGDELRIAGCRYHYGS
- a CDS encoding type II toxin-antitoxin system Phd/YefM family antitoxin, translating into MRNSSAQPSPRRRTILRTRRVAMRTMSYSESRAHYAETLSAVVDDREEVIITRAGHEPVVIVSLAEYESLKETAYLLRNPANARRLLGAIDRLESGRGAERDLIE
- a CDS encoding (deoxy)nucleoside triphosphate pyrophosphohydrolase; protein product: MIVVGAVIAHAGKVLCCRRAPGKASAGLWEFPGGKVEAGETPEQALAREIQEELDVPILVGDLILRATTSVDGREIDLACYWATLHQDAPAASTDHDEMVWLPITELMSLDWAKPDLAAVSRLIAQEPAETSG
- a CDS encoding ribbon-helix-helix domain-containing protein, which translates into the protein MSTTENENKRGERLSEWAETLDHISADAIVVRGNGRDSGRALLEAAPGSAEAVDKAIGRPNLSGVSGRGESPVRQVRLPRALDQALVERAASEHRKPSEIVREALAAYLGKAS